From a single Nicotiana tomentosiformis chromosome 2, ASM39032v3, whole genome shotgun sequence genomic region:
- the LOC138904882 gene encoding uncharacterized protein, translating to MITPPAVAPVVRPPIGGGQVGRGRPRGGAPSGGAPARFYAFLARPDTVASDVVITVIIFVYGRDASVLCDPGSTYSYVSSLFAHFLGVPCESLGTPVYVSTPMGDYVVVDWIYQSYIVTFCGYKTRADLLLLDMTNIEIILGMD from the coding sequence atgattacaccACCAGCTGTCGCACCAGTTGTCCGGCCACCCATAGGCGGAGGGCAGgtaggtaggggtcgtcctagaggtggagccccatcaggtggcgctccagctaggttctatgcttttctggccagaccagatacagtggcctcagatgtcgtgatcacagttATTATTTTTGTCTACGGTagagatgcttcggtactatgtgatccagggtctacatattcatatgtttcatctttatttgctcatttcctaggtgttccttgtgagtccttgggcactcctgtttatgtgtccacaccaatGGGCGATTATGTTGTTGTGGATTGGATCTACCAGTCATATAttgtgactttctgtggttataaaactagggcggatcttctgttgcttgatatgaccaacATTGAGatcatcttgggcatggactag